The following coding sequences lie in one Musa acuminata AAA Group cultivar baxijiao chromosome BXJ3-1, Cavendish_Baxijiao_AAA, whole genome shotgun sequence genomic window:
- the LOC103989647 gene encoding protein DEEPER ROOTING 1-like isoform X1 — protein MRILSWVQNKFHGRQEKKKFDAGVSSAHYASMSGNQKEEPNDWPQALLTIGTLGNNDLKEESHRVEYSQDLDSSQDLSDFTIEEVNKLQKELKKLLTRKSKLKSNGSEIGEEDRANLPLNRFLNCPSSLEVDRTANTKHECSENENNGDLSPNTKIMLSNLRDALLGNRNAIKKKSISFLLKKVFVCGGGFAPAPSSRDPAPESRMEKILRAILAKKMSQPNSAPASSKKKYLENIPAERTREGEEEDKKKAQCKWVKTDSEFIVLEI, from the exons ATGAGA ATCCTCAGCTGGGTGCAAAACAAGTTTCATGGCAGACAGGAGAAGAAGAAATTTGATGCTGGAGTGAGTTCAGCCCATT ATGCTTCAATGTCTGGCAATCAGAAAGAAGAACCCAATGACTGGCCACAAGCACTGTTGACAATTGGGACATTAGGCAACAATGATCTGAAGGAAGAATCTCATAGAGTTGAGTACTCCCAAGACTTGGATTCCTCACAAGATTTATCGGACTTCACGATCGAAGAGGTTAACAAACTACAGAAAGAACTAAAAAAACTTCTGACACGCAAGTCGAAACTCAAGTCCAATGGATCGGAGATCGGTGAAGAAGATCGAGCTAACCTGCCACTGAACAGATTCCTGAATTGCCCGTCAAGCTTGGAGGTCGATAGGACAGCAAACACAAAGCATGAGTGCTCGGAAAATGAGAACAATGGTGACCTCTCGCCGAATACCAAGATCATGCTAAGCAATTTGAGAGATGCTTTGTTGGGCAACCGCAACGCGATCAAGAAGAAATCCATCTCCTTTCTTCTCAAGAAGGTGTTTGTATGCGGTGGTGGCTTTGCACCAGCTCCGAGCTCTAGGGATCCCGCACCTGAATCAAGGATGGAGAAG ATCTTGAGGGCAATTCTTGCCAAGAAGATGTCCCAACCAAACTCTGCTCCAGCTTCATCAAAGAAGAAATACTTGGAGAACATACCAGCTGAGAGAACaagggaaggagaagaggaagataaGAAGAAAGCTCAGTGTAAATGGGTCAAGACAGATTCAGAGT TCATTGTTCTAGAGATCTAG
- the LOC103989647 gene encoding protein DEEPER ROOTING 1-like isoform X2 — protein sequence MLSHLLLQWSFFLFTSVKSCCNHASMSGNQKEEPNDWPQALLTIGTLGNNDLKEESHRVEYSQDLDSSQDLSDFTIEEVNKLQKELKKLLTRKSKLKSNGSEIGEEDRANLPLNRFLNCPSSLEVDRTANTKHECSENENNGDLSPNTKIMLSNLRDALLGNRNAIKKKSISFLLKKVFVCGGGFAPAPSSRDPAPESRMEKILRAILAKKMSQPNSAPASSKKKYLENIPAERTREGEEEDKKKAQCKWVKTDSEFIVLEI from the exons ATGCTCTCACATCTCTTGCTTCAATGGAGCTTCTTCCTCTTCACCTCTGTGAAAAGCTGCTGTAACC ATGCTTCAATGTCTGGCAATCAGAAAGAAGAACCCAATGACTGGCCACAAGCACTGTTGACAATTGGGACATTAGGCAACAATGATCTGAAGGAAGAATCTCATAGAGTTGAGTACTCCCAAGACTTGGATTCCTCACAAGATTTATCGGACTTCACGATCGAAGAGGTTAACAAACTACAGAAAGAACTAAAAAAACTTCTGACACGCAAGTCGAAACTCAAGTCCAATGGATCGGAGATCGGTGAAGAAGATCGAGCTAACCTGCCACTGAACAGATTCCTGAATTGCCCGTCAAGCTTGGAGGTCGATAGGACAGCAAACACAAAGCATGAGTGCTCGGAAAATGAGAACAATGGTGACCTCTCGCCGAATACCAAGATCATGCTAAGCAATTTGAGAGATGCTTTGTTGGGCAACCGCAACGCGATCAAGAAGAAATCCATCTCCTTTCTTCTCAAGAAGGTGTTTGTATGCGGTGGTGGCTTTGCACCAGCTCCGAGCTCTAGGGATCCCGCACCTGAATCAAGGATGGAGAAG ATCTTGAGGGCAATTCTTGCCAAGAAGATGTCCCAACCAAACTCTGCTCCAGCTTCATCAAAGAAGAAATACTTGGAGAACATACCAGCTGAGAGAACaagggaaggagaagaggaagataaGAAGAAAGCTCAGTGTAAATGGGTCAAGACAGATTCAGAGT TCATTGTTCTAGAGATCTAG